A window of Roseiflexus castenholzii DSM 13941 genomic DNA:
TGTTCACGCTATCTTATCATGCTTCTATGCAATTTATAGTACAATGCGCAGAAGCGCAGATACAGAGTCACAGCAATAGCCGTTCGTTTTCGGATTTCCCACAATCTCTGGAAACAGAGGCAGGAGTTGGTGCATCTTCATATGGATAAAAATCACATATGAGGGTAAATAAAGCGTGCCATCGTTCACGTCCGGTGATTGGTACGGACCAGGGATGTCGGTCCAGGACGACGATCTGCCGCTGGACTCGTGCAATGTCGCTCAGGGTCTCGCCATTTTGTAACGTGTCGCCAGGAGTGTTATGAGCCGGGTTATCGAGTTGCTGCAAAGCAGGGAGTATCGCACGAAACTGGATCAGTGCATTCACTGCGGCCTCTGCCTTCAGGCATGCCCAACCTACGACGTTTTCGGTACAGAGATGGACTCGCCGCGCGGGCGGATCGCGCTGATGCGCGCTGTCAGCGACGGCAGGATTGCAGAAGAGCAGGTCAATGGCGCATTTGCCACCCATATCACGCGCTGTCTGGCGTGCCGCGCCTGTGAGACCGCCTGCCCGTCCGGCGTGCAGTACGGGGCGCTGCTCGAACCGGCGCGCGAGTTGGTCGAGCAGCATCGCTCCGTCTCGCCGACTGAACGGGTGCTACGCTGGGCAGGGCTGCATCAGTTGATGCCCTATCGTGGACGCCTGAAACTGCTGGCAGCGACATTGTGGCTCTATCAGACCACCGGACTCCAATGGCTCGTTCGTCGTGTGAATGGGTTGCCGCCGCATTTGCGAGCCATGGAATCGATCATTCCGCCGCTCACGCCGCGCTATGTCGATTACCGCGCGCCTGCTCCCGCCGTCGGTGAGCGGCGCGGACGGGTGGCGTTCGTGATCGGATGCATTCAGGAAGCATTCCTGGCGCCGGTCAATCAGGCGACGCGCCGGGTGCTGCGGCGCAACGGCTTTGAGATCGTTACGCCGATGGCGCAAACATGCTGTGGTGCGGCGCACGCGCACGTCGGGGAACTCGATGCCGCGCGCGCGCTGGCGCGGCGCAATATCGATGCGTTTCTGGCGGAAGATGTGATGGCGATCATCGTCAATGCCGGCGGGTGCGGTCTGGCATTGAAGGAATATCCGCACTTGCTGAAAGATGATCCGATCTACGCTGAACGAGCGCAGCGCTTTGCGTCACTGGTGTGTGATGTGAATGAGTTTCTCGCCGATCACCTGCATCGACCGCCGCGCGGCGAGATGCGCATTCGCGCAACATACGTCGATTCGTGCCACCTGCGCCACGGGCAGCGCATCTCACGCCAACCGCGTGATCTGCTCCGCACCATTCCCGGCTTAGAACTGATCGAACTGCGGCAACCCGACCGCTGTTGTGGCAGCGCGGGTGTCTACAACATCGCCCAACCCGAGATCGCCGATCAGGTGCTCGACGCCAAGATGAAGGATGTTACTGCTACCGGCGCAACGCTGGTGGTCACCACCAATACCGGTTGCCACCTGCAACTGATCGCTGGCGTGCGCAGGTCCGGGTTGAGTGCCAGGGTGATGCATGTCGTCGAAGTGCTTGATGAGTCGTATCAGCGTGAGCAGATCACACAGGGGCGCTAGTGCAGTGCTCGTGCTTCTGGAGCCATCCAGGTCTGTCGGACGGCAGGCGGAGGGCGCAAGCGCGTGACAGCCGGGGCGCGTCGGGTCCAATCCGTCTGCATCCGTTGCGATCCGCGCGTCTCCGTGTTCTATCATACCAATTCCCTGTGACCATCCGGCATGGTCACCCCGAGCCGCGCGAGGGGTCGTGCGCGACCCGCTTAGATTCCTCGCTGCGTTTACCCTGAGCGAAGCGAAGGGCTCGGAATGACACGCATGCGGCATCGTCAAGCGTCATTGGTATCACCTCGCGCCTCGTGCCTCGCGCCTCGCCCCTCTCATACCAATTCCCTGTGACCATCCGGCATGGTCACTCCGAGCAGAGCGGGGGGCTTGCGCGACCCGCTTAGATTCCTCGCTGCGCGCGGAATGACCAGTCGCTGCGCTCGGAATGACACGCATGCGGCATCGTCAAGCGTCATTGGTATCACCCCGCGCCTCGTCCCCCGCGCCCCGCGCCTCGTCCCGCGCGCCCCGCGCCCCGCGCCCCGCGCCTCGTGCCGCGCCCCTCGCGCCCCGCGCCCCGCGCCCCTCGCGCCCCGCGCCTCGTCCCTCGCGCCTCGTCCCTCGCGCCTTGCCCCTCTCATACCAATGCCCTGTGCATATCCGGCATGGTCACCCCGTGCAGCGCGAGGGGTCGTGCGCGACCCGCGCAGATTCCTCGCTGCGCGCGGAATGACCAGTCGCTGCGCTCGGAATGACACGCATGCGGCATCGTCAAGCGTCATTGGTATCACCCCGCGCCTCGTGCCGCGCCCCTCGCGCCCCGCGCCTCGTCCCGCGCGCCCCGCGCCCCGCGCCTCGTGCCGCGCCCCTCGCGCCCCGCGCCTCGTCCCGCGCGCCCCGCGCCCCGCGCCTCGTGCCGCGCCCCTCGCGCCCCGCGCCTCGTCCCTCGCGCCTCGTCCCTCGCGCCTTGCCCCTCTCATACCAATTCCCTGTGCACATCCGGCATGGTCACCCCGAGCAGCGCGGGGGGTCGTGCGCGACCCGCACAGATTCCTCGCTGCGCTCGGAATGACCAGTCGCTGCGCGCGGAATGACACGCATGCGGCATCGTCAAGCGTCATTGGTATCACCCCGCGCCTCGTCCCCCGCGCCCCGCGCCTCGCCCCTCGCGCCCCGCGCCCCGCGCCTCGTGCCGCGCCCCGCGCCCCGCGCCTCGTGCCGCGCCCCGCGCCCCGCGCCTCGTCCCTCGCCCCTCGTCCCGCGCGCCTCGCCCCTCTCATACCAATTCCCTGTGCACATCCGGCATGGTCACCCCGAGCAGCGCGAGGGGTCGTGCGCGACCCGCGCAGATTCCTCGCTGCGCGCGGAATGACACGAAGGCGGCATCGTCAATCGTCATTGGTATCACTCCGTGTTCTTCGGGTGTGGGCAGACGCAATCGGGCTACGATCCGCGCGTCTTCGTGTTCTATCACCGGTCGGATGCGGCTCACTCTTCAGGAGCGAAGTAGATCGGATTCGTCACTGCCAGCATCTCGCCGTCCGCTGCGCGGATCTCGGCGACGCACCACTGCGCGGCGCCTTCTTCCAGGTTCCAGGTGCGCTCTCCTTCAGGCGTGGCGATGTCTTCGCTGAGTTGTGCACCATTGGCGATCAGACGCAGTCGCGCATTGGCAGGAACGTCGCACCAGCGGGCGTGAATCGTCGCAGCGCCTCTGGGAAGCGTGCCCCCTATCATCGTGTGAGTCTCACCGCTCATGCCCGTCAATTCGAGCACTGGGCCGCTGCTCAGGTAGAGTCTGCCGTGCGCAATAGCGCGCAAAATTGCGCTTTCATTACGATGTGCCGCATAGACGACATTGAAACCAGGTCGCACTTCTGGCGGCGCCTGACCATGCGCATCGGTTCCGGCGGTTGCCGTCAGGTGCAGCCCCCAGTTCAACCATTCATACCAGAGTGCGAGCGCCGCTTCATTGTTGCTGTCGCCGTGCCACAAGCCATTCCATACCTCGACGGCGCGCGCCGTGCCCGGCATCATTTCGACATACCGCCAGTCACAGCCGGTGCAGTAGGGGTCGCCGGGCGCGAGTGGGTGCGCAATGACGAACAGTCCGCCTTCCTTTTCGATATCGGCGGCAATCTGCGGCATACTCCGTTCACTGGGGCGAATGCGCCAGTCGATCCAGCGACGCGTTCCCAGGCTCAATGCGTGCCCCCAGAACGTGGTGAGTTCCATTCCCCCCATCACCAGCAGGTCGTTGGTGGTCAGGGCATCGATGTGGCGGAGTTGCGAAATCGTATTATGGTCGGTGAGCGTCACAAAATCGAGGCGCCGAGCGCGCGCGGCTTCCAGGAGAGCGAGAATGTCCCATTCACCATCCGAATGAATCGTGTGTGCGTGGAGGTCGCCACGATACCAGCCGCGTCCCGGCGTCTTCACCGATGGAGGCGCCGGTGACGGCAGAGGTTCCGCGACCGGCTCATCCGTCGTCTGAATCTCGAGTGTGTAACGACAGGGCGTTCCGGGAACCACCATATGCGTATCGATCACGGCGTCCCACACGCCGGCCGGCAACGGACCGGGCAGGTAACCGGGAGTTGCGTCCGCGCCATCAATGACGACATCGTGTTGGGCGCCGCCGCGATGCCCGGCGCCACGGAATCCGTTTGGGTCAAAGAGCGAAAGGCAGAGCATGTTGGCGATCCCATCGACCACCGGGGGATCGAAGCGCAACCGGATGAAGAGCCGGGTCGCACCGTCAGGAACCTCGAATGTATGGCTGAGATGACGCTTCCAGTCGCGTTCCGTCAGAACGCCGTCGAATATGTTGAGCATACCTCGTTCAATCTTACAGTCAGGAGTGACGAGCACCGAGAATTGAGAGTCCAGAACCGAGAACCAAGAACCGAGCGCCGCGCATGACGGCGAGACTCATCCGGGCGAATCCGTCTCCATCCGTGTCGATCCTCTGCGGGCATCCGTGTGCTCTTGAGCAGACGGATAGTCACGGGTGCAGCAGATTGGCGCGAGTGTGTTGATAATCACCTATCCGTCTCGATCCGCGTCGATCCGCGCGCTCTCCCGCCCTTGCCGCTCGCCGCGCATCCTAGCCCAAATCGCGGTAGAATGCAAACGAAAGGAGAACACGCAATGCTGCCGATCAACCGTGTCAAACAGGCGCTCAAAGCCGGTCATCCAGTGTATGGAACCATGCTGATCGAAAGTGCGTCCTCTGCCTATGTCCTGCTGCTGGCGCACGCCGGGTACGACTTTGTCTTCATTGATATGGAGCACGGCGTCTACGATCTCGGTGAGGTTGCCGGAATGATCCGAGTGGCGCGGCTGGCAGGTCTGACGCCGCTGGTGCGCATTCCCGATCTGGCATACGACCTGGTGGCGCGCACACTCGACGCTGGCGCAATGGGGATTATGCTCCCGCGCGTTGAAACTGTCGAACAGGCGCAGGCGCTGGTCCGGTACATGAAATACCCACCCGAAGGCGTGCGGGGCGCAGCCGCCGGGCGCGGGCACACCGACTATCGCGGCGCCGCGCCGCGCGACCTGGTGCGTCATATGAACGAGCACACGCTGGTCATCCTGCAGATCGAACGGCTGGAAGCGGTACGTCGCATCGATGACCTGTTCGCAGTTCCTGGCGTGGACGTCGGGCTGATCGGTCCCTTCGACCTGGCCATCTCGCTGGGCGCAGCCAGTGTTACGGATTCCGCTGTGGAAGCCGCGATTGCGCAGGTGCTGGCGGCGGCGCGGCGCGCCGGCGTGGCATGCGGCATCCACAGCAGCGACCCGCAGCAGGTCGCCGGATGGAAACAGCGCGGCATGACCATGCTGATGAGCGGGAGCGATACACAGTTTTTCAGTGCGGGCGCGCATCAGGCGCTGCATGCGATGCGTCAGAGCGAAACGGCGCCGGTTGCGGATGTTGGAGCGGTTTGACATATCGTGTACTAGCCTGCTGCGCATGCATATCCCTGCCAGGTAGCATATAATGACAGTCAGGCAAGGTCGTGAGAGACGCGATGAGGCGTCGGCGACCTTTCTTGTGCAAGATCGTGCCTGAGGACAGACATTTCATGGAACCGGACTTTGAAGGTGCGCGAGCATATGCGCTTGCCCGGCTCGCTACGGAATTGCCGGAAACCATCACGTACCATTCGATTCAGCACACCCGCGACGATGTGGCGCCGGCAGCCGAGCGGTTAGCGCATGCCGAAGGGGTCAACGGTGAAGACTTGTTGCTGCTGCGCACTGCGGCGTATTTTCATGATCTGGGGTTTGTCGTGCGTCGTGAGGAGCACGAACAGGCGGGTGCAGAAATAGCTGCGCAGGTGTTACCTGCGTTTGGCTACACACCCGTCCAGATCGAAAAAATTTGCCGCATGATTATGGCAACCCGCATCCCTCAATCACCGGCCACATTGCCAGAGCAGATTCTGGCGGATGCCGATCTCGACACGCTGGGCAGTGAACATTTCTGGCAACACAGTGAGAAACTGCGTGCTGAGAATGAAGCGTTCGACGGACCGATGAGCGATGTTCAGTGGTACACCACCCAGGTGACGTTCATCGAGAACCACCGCTACTGGACGGCAACGGCGCGCGCGTTGCGCGAACCGCGCAAGCAAGAGCATCTGCGGCAGTTGCGCAAACTCCTCGACCATGCGCGGCGTCGAGCGTCTGATGCGCCAAAATCGTGCCTTTCCTGACGCACACGAGTCTACCGGCTATAGAGCCGCATCACGCTGTCTGGACGCATATACGCGATCAGCGATGGCTTGCAGCAAGCGGCGGTCATATGCCAGATGCTCCGCCTGAATGACGGTGATATCCGGGTATCTGGCGCGTATGTCAGCAACGGCGCGTTCGATGGCGGCGCCGACGAATGAGCAGTGCTCCAGGATATACGGCGCAATGATCACCCATCGGCATTCCTGAGCCATCAGTGCTTCGAGTGGTGCGCTCAGATCCAGTTCATTCCGATCAATGGCACAGAAATGCACATCGGCATAGCGTGGCGCGTGGGTGTGCAATGCCAGCATTGCCTCCTTCAGAGTCGCCGGAATGCCTGCCAGACCGTCGATCACGATGATAAGTCCGATCGCGTGTTCCTGCTGCCATGTGGGCCAGGCGGCATGCGGCTGATGTCCCCACAGATGATGGGCAGCGACATAATCCGCTTCGAGGACACGCTGGACGAGCACCTGCGACAGCGCGGCATGATGACCAAGCGGACCGGTTATGCGCAACGCAAGATGCGAATGAATCCGACGCGCGCTGTCCGCCAGGCGTTGCAGTTCTGCCTGATCGGGTTCCGACAGCGCCAGCGCGTAGGGGACGATGATGATTTCCTGAGCGCCCTGCGCGACGCACTGATCGAGCGCTTCCGCAAAGGAAGGGCGCTGATGACGGACAAAGCAAGGTGTCACTATCGGCGCAATGTCTGCGGTGCGACAGCGCGCTGCAAGGCGAATGAGCGACGCCCCCGCGCCAGGTGTCGTCCCCCCACGACCAACCAGCATTACAGCACGCATACAGCAGTTCCGACTCCACGAGGCGTTGTTGCTCATACACCTCGATGTACGCGCTATTCCTGCGAATGGATGGAAGGCGGGACGCAAGAGCAGAGGGCGCAGTGCCACAGGCGTGCGCCCTCTCCTGACCAACGCAGCGACGCCGATGAGATGATGTGCTGCGGGGTCAAACGATTTGTGTCGTATGGGGTGCTGACGATGTTCCTCTCACCAGGCGCTCGTTTTCGTCGTCGGCATCATTCCGTTTCCATGCGCCCGACGACCAGGCTTCCCTGCGGTTGTTCGACCCGCTGCCGGATCATGGGCAGCAGCGCCGAACCGACGACCGTGATCGCCGCAGCAATCAGAATGCCTCCCAGATAGTATGGCGCTCCGGCGCCGATGCTATCGAAGGTCACACCGGCGAAGATCGGACCGATGATCATCGCCAGGCTCGTCAGCGCCTGTGTGCCGCCGAGGGTCATGCCCTGCTCGTGAGCGGCGACCCGGCGTGAGATCAGGCTGGTGAGCGATGGCGTCGCCATACCACTCCCAATCGCCACCACGCCAATCACCGGAAAGAGCATCCAGGCCTGTGGCACAACGGCGATCGCAACAAACCCGAGAGACATAAGCGCCATTCCGGCGATGACGAGCCGCGCTTCACCGAAAGCAAGCACCAGGCGACGGATGAGAACGCCCTGCATTAGAACGGCCAGCAACCCGACCAGCGTGAAGATCAACGCGTTGTCGAGCGGTCCAAACCCAAAGCGCACATCGCTGAACACAGCAAAATTGCTTTGCAGGCTGGCGAACGCCAGGTTGAGCATGAGCACACCGATCAGCAATGGCCGAATGCTTGCGCGCCGCAGCAGCGCGCTCACCCGCTCCAGCGGATTGACGCCACGCACCGACGTAACCGTTCGGCGCTCACGTGGCAGAGACTCTGGCAGGTTGAAGTAGCCGAAGCCCACATTCGCCAACGCCAGCCCCGCTGCAACAAACGCGGGCAGCGCCAGATTGACCGTGCTCAACAACCCGCCGAGCGCCGGACCGAGCATGAACCCCAGACCGAACGCTGCCCCGATCATGCCCATCCCCTTCGCCCGCTCTTCGGGGGTGGTCACATCGGCAATATACGCCTGCGCGGTCGAGATGCTCGCCCCGGTAATACCGCTCAGAATACGGCCGAGAAAGAGGATTGCCAGAACGGTTTCAACTCCCAGGAACGAGAGATATTCCGCCATGCCGAACAACGTATACGAAAGGGCGCTGCCCACCAGACTGAGGAGCAGGATTGGCCGCCGTCCATACCGGTCGGAGAGGGCGCCGAGCACTGGTGCAAACAAGAACTGCATCAGTGCAAACGATGCCATTAACGCGCCGACAATCATTGCGCGGTTGGCTGCCAGCCATGGAATGCTCGACTGCTCCACGATTTTGACATAGTAGGGCATGAGCGGCAACACAATGCCGACGCCGAGGAGATCGATCAGCACCGTAAGGAAAATAAAGAGTCGTGGTGAACGCGATGTCATAGGACCAATGCCTCTCTTGCTTGACTGTTCAGTAAACCTTCGTGGGTATCATACTCCATCGCCAATGTTTTGTCAATACCTTGCAAAGAATTTGCAGGGGAAAACTCCCCCTCTCATGGCAGGAAGTATCCCTCTCCCGGCAGGGAACATATCACTGGTTTTCGCGGTGACGGCGCATCCTGGCTCGTATGAATACCAATGATACCAATGACGCTTGAATCTGCCGCATGCTGGTCATTCCGCGCGCAGCGACTGGTCATTCCGAGCGCAGCGAGGAATCTGCGCGGGTCGTGCACCACTCCTCGCGCTGCTCGGGGTGACCATGCCGGATGGTCACAGGGAATTGGTATGAGAGGGGCGAGGCGCGAGGGACGAGGCGCGAGGGGCGAGGCGAGGGGCGCGAGGGGCGCGAGGGGCGCGAGGGGCGCGAGGGGCGCGGGGCGCGGGGTGATACCAATGACGCTTGAATCTGCCGCATGCTGGTCATTCCGCGCGCAGCGACTGGTCATTCCGAGCGCAGCGAGGAATCTGCGCGGGTCGCGCACCACTCCTCGCGCTGCTCGGGGTGACCATGCCGGATGGTCACAGGGAATTGGTATGATGGAAGGGTGCTGGCGCTGTTCATTTTTGCAGTCAGAATCTCTCGGCAAAAAAAACACAGCCCCCTTGGGGGCTGTGTCAAACAGCACAAACCAGGACTTTCCCGACCTCGATGGGCTGTCAGGCGATCACAATAGAACCGGCGACCTATTCCTCTGTGGACTGCGTTTCAGGATTCGTCACCCACGTATACGCCAGCGACACAACCAGGGGGAGGAACGCAACCAGAACGAACATGAGCATGAAGGTTGCAACTATCCAGTTCATAGAAAAACCTCCATTGAGATCACCGCCACTCCTGATTATACGACATCTTGACCAAAGTTGGAAGCGCGAACAGGCGTAACATAGGTTGCGACTTCGATATACAAATCCTCCACATTATCATTCACTCCACCGGTATGAGCCAGACCACGCCTTCGAGCGATTGCTGCGCTGCCCAACCCGTTCCGGCGCGTCCTTCGACCCGCCACCAGATATACTGATCGGCAAGAACCGGTCCTTCCAGGATGCGCACACGCTCCCCTTCTGCGAACGCCACTCGTACCGGCGCTTTCAAGCCTGGCGCGGCGCGTCCGCGCAGGGCGCGTCCCTCGGTGTTCGCCACCTGTGCAAATCCATTGACGCGCAGGGTCACTACAACCGGCTCAGGCGTTGCTTCTGGCGTAGCAGTGGGAAACAGCGGTGTGCGCGTGGGACGCGCCGTTGCGGTTACAACCGTGTCGGTGGCGGGCATTGCGAGGAGGGCAGCGTCGGTCTTTTCGTTGTTGCGCCAGATGCCGCCAATGATGACGATCAGGGCAATGGTAAGCGTTGCTCCCCCAATCAGCACCGCATGGCGACCAGGCAACAACGTAGTCCAGAACGGGCGGCGCATACGGCGACGCGCCTGATCGTAGCCTCGGCGGTAGTGGTAGTAATGCTGG
This region includes:
- a CDS encoding (Fe-S)-binding protein; this encodes MSRVIELLQSREYRTKLDQCIHCGLCLQACPTYDVFGTEMDSPRGRIALMRAVSDGRIAEEQVNGAFATHITRCLACRACETACPSGVQYGALLEPARELVEQHRSVSPTERVLRWAGLHQLMPYRGRLKLLAATLWLYQTTGLQWLVRRVNGLPPHLRAMESIIPPLTPRYVDYRAPAPAVGERRGRVAFVIGCIQEAFLAPVNQATRRVLRRNGFEIVTPMAQTCCGAAHAHVGELDAARALARRNIDAFLAEDVMAIIVNAGGCGLALKEYPHLLKDDPIYAERAQRFASLVCDVNEFLADHLHRPPRGEMRIRATYVDSCHLRHGQRISRQPRDLLRTIPGLELIELRQPDRCCGSAGVYNIAQPEIADQVLDAKMKDVTATGATLVVTTNTGCHLQLIAGVRRSGLSARVMHVVEVLDESYQREQITQGR
- a CDS encoding CehA/McbA family metallohydrolase — protein: MLNIFDGVLTERDWKRHLSHTFEVPDGATRLFIRLRFDPPVVDGIANMLCLSLFDPNGFRGAGHRGGAQHDVVIDGADATPGYLPGPLPAGVWDAVIDTHMVVPGTPCRYTLEIQTTDEPVAEPLPSPAPPSVKTPGRGWYRGDLHAHTIHSDGEWDILALLEAARARRLDFVTLTDHNTISQLRHIDALTTNDLLVMGGMELTTFWGHALSLGTRRWIDWRIRPSERSMPQIAADIEKEGGLFVIAHPLAPGDPYCTGCDWRYVEMMPGTARAVEVWNGLWHGDSNNEAALALWYEWLNWGLHLTATAGTDAHGQAPPEVRPGFNVVYAAHRNESAILRAIAHGRLYLSSGPVLELTGMSGETHTMIGGTLPRGAATIHARWCDVPANARLRLIANGAQLSEDIATPEGERTWNLEEGAAQWCVAEIRAADGEMLAVTNPIYFAPEE
- a CDS encoding HpcH/HpaI aldolase family protein; its protein translation is MLPINRVKQALKAGHPVYGTMLIESASSAYVLLLAHAGYDFVFIDMEHGVYDLGEVAGMIRVARLAGLTPLVRIPDLAYDLVARTLDAGAMGIMLPRVETVEQAQALVRYMKYPPEGVRGAAAGRGHTDYRGAAPRDLVRHMNEHTLVILQIERLEAVRRIDDLFAVPGVDVGLIGPFDLAISLGAASVTDSAVEAAIAQVLAAARRAGVACGIHSSDPQQVAGWKQRGMTMLMSGSDTQFFSAGAHQALHAMRQSETAPVADVGAV
- a CDS encoding HD domain-containing protein, translating into MEPDFEGARAYALARLATELPETITYHSIQHTRDDVAPAAERLAHAEGVNGEDLLLLRTAAYFHDLGFVVRREEHEQAGAEIAAQVLPAFGYTPVQIEKICRMIMATRIPQSPATLPEQILADADLDTLGSEHFWQHSEKLRAENEAFDGPMSDVQWYTTQVTFIENHRYWTATARALREPRKQEHLRQLRKLLDHARRRASDAPKSCLS
- a CDS encoding sirohydrochlorin chelatase: MRAVMLVGRGGTTPGAGASLIRLAARCRTADIAPIVTPCFVRHQRPSFAEALDQCVAQGAQEIIIVPYALALSEPDQAELQRLADSARRIHSHLALRITGPLGHHAALSQVLVQRVLEADYVAAHHLWGHQPHAAWPTWQQEHAIGLIIVIDGLAGIPATLKEAMLALHTHAPRYADVHFCAIDRNELDLSAPLEALMAQECRWVIIAPYILEHCSFVGAAIERAVADIRARYPDITVIQAEHLAYDRRLLQAIADRVYASRQRDAAL
- a CDS encoding tetracycline resistance MFS efflux pump; translated protein: MTSRSPRLFIFLTVLIDLLGVGIVLPLMPYYVKIVEQSSIPWLAANRAMIVGALMASFALMQFLFAPVLGALSDRYGRRPILLLSLVGSALSYTLFGMAEYLSFLGVETVLAILFLGRILSGITGASISTAQAYIADVTTPEERAKGMGMIGAAFGLGFMLGPALGGLLSTVNLALPAFVAAGLALANVGFGYFNLPESLPRERRTVTSVRGVNPLERVSALLRRASIRPLLIGVLMLNLAFASLQSNFAVFSDVRFGFGPLDNALIFTLVGLLAVLMQGVLIRRLVLAFGEARLVIAGMALMSLGFVAIAVVPQAWMLFPVIGVVAIGSGMATPSLTSLISRRVAAHEQGMTLGGTQALTSLAMIIGPIFAGVTFDSIGAGAPYYLGGILIAAAITVVGSALLPMIRQRVEQPQGSLVVGRMETE